The following are encoded together in the Paludisphaera mucosa genome:
- a CDS encoding transposase has protein sequence MIAVACDEDGVVALDVAEGQRNDAPLAKGVLIEARDAVGEVAEVLGDKGFDSDAVRDVVLDDLDALPVIPNRSNRKEPWPWDDEMREVYKQRNRVERAFAKAKQFRRFATRYEKLKDVYLGVARLVFGFIHVRRLAQSVNTP, from the coding sequence GTGATCGCCGTCGCCTGCGACGAGGACGGCGTCGTCGCCCTGGACGTGGCCGAGGGCCAGAGGAACGACGCCCCTTTGGCGAAAGGCGTGCTGATCGAGGCCCGCGACGCGGTCGGCGAGGTCGCCGAGGTGCTCGGCGACAAGGGGTTCGATTCCGACGCCGTCCGCGACGTCGTCCTGGACGACCTCGACGCCCTGCCGGTGATCCCGAACCGGAGCAACCGGAAGGAGCCCTGGCCGTGGGACGACGAGATGCGGGAGGTCTACAAGCAGCGGAACCGCGTCGAACGCGCGTTCGCGAAAGCGAAGCAGTTCCGCCGCTTCGCCACGAGATATGAGAAGCTGAAGGACGTCTACCTCGGCGTGGCCCGCCTCGTCTTCGGCTTCATCCACGTCCGGAGGCTCGCTCAATCCGTCAACACGCCGTAG
- a CDS encoding Gfo/Idh/MocA family protein, with translation MAEFSPSNPVRVGFIGVGAVTAYHHLPGLRLDPRAKLTAICDADPTLLAKRQAEWGIEHATTDAIALCNDDSIDAVVIATPNDTHRPIAVAAAEAGKHVMAEKPLGLNAAEVGDMYEAARDASVVHMTAFTYRFAPAMRYIRSLVKSGGLGEPRHFRSQRFLDWPETSWGWRQYKDRAGAGDLFDMTIHRIDFAIDLMGPIARVCGAVARFAPRDKTADGQPCKPSEVDDWSSLIGEFQSGATGVWEGTTLAKGYHRDGFGHEWAEINGSEGSAVYRLHEPNVVLLGKRGHDLAPVAVPAEFLKPAGSPRDVAEGAPATVFRYDLIWEFISAIVEDRPAVPSFHDGLNAQIVADSVLDSHRRRAWVDTPIAPL, from the coding sequence ATGGCCGAGTTCTCCCCTTCCAACCCCGTCCGCGTGGGCTTCATCGGCGTCGGCGCCGTGACCGCGTACCACCACCTGCCGGGCCTCCGCCTCGACCCCAGGGCCAAGCTGACGGCGATCTGCGACGCCGACCCGACGCTGCTGGCGAAGCGTCAGGCCGAGTGGGGGATCGAGCACGCGACGACCGACGCGATCGCTCTCTGCAACGACGACTCGATCGACGCGGTCGTGATCGCCACCCCCAACGACACCCACCGGCCGATCGCCGTCGCCGCCGCCGAGGCCGGCAAGCACGTCATGGCCGAGAAGCCCCTGGGCCTGAACGCGGCCGAGGTCGGCGACATGTACGAGGCCGCGCGCGACGCCAGCGTCGTCCACATGACGGCCTTCACCTATCGCTTCGCGCCGGCCATGCGGTACATCCGCAGCCTGGTCAAGTCGGGCGGCCTCGGCGAGCCCCGCCACTTCCGCTCCCAGCGCTTCCTCGACTGGCCCGAGACGAGCTGGGGATGGCGGCAGTACAAGGACCGCGCCGGCGCCGGCGACCTGTTCGACATGACCATCCACCGCATCGACTTCGCCATCGACCTCATGGGCCCGATCGCGCGGGTCTGCGGCGCCGTGGCCCGCTTCGCCCCCCGCGACAAGACGGCCGACGGCCAGCCCTGCAAGCCCTCCGAGGTCGACGACTGGTCGTCGCTGATCGGCGAATTCCAGTCGGGCGCGACGGGCGTCTGGGAGGGGACCACCCTGGCCAAGGGCTACCACCGCGACGGCTTCGGCCACGAGTGGGCCGAGATCAACGGCTCGGAGGGCTCGGCCGTCTACCGCCTCCACGAGCCCAACGTCGTCCTGCTCGGCAAGCGCGGCCACGACCTGGCCCCCGTCGCCGTCCCGGCCGAGTTCCTCAAGCCCGCCGGCAGCCCCCGCGACGTCGCCGAAGGCGCGCCCGCCACCGTCTTCCGCTACGACCTGATCTGGGAGTTCATCTCGGCGATCGTCGAGGACCGCCCCGCCGTCCCGAGCTTCCACGACGGCCTCAACGCCCAGATCGTCGCCGACTCCGTCCTCGACTCCCATCGCCGCCGCGCCTGGGTCGACACCCCCATCGCGCCCCTCTAA
- a CDS encoding Gfo/Idh/MocA family protein, producing MASDKPIRVAIIGLGFGAEFIPIYQNYPGAEMSAVCRRDPKGLEEVGEKYGIKGRYSDYRELLKDPEIDAVHINSPIPDHAWMSIEALEAGKHVACTVPMATSVEDCKKVVDAQRSSGKVYMMMETVVYSREYLFVHELYEKGELGRLQFLRGSHQQDMEGWPEYWPGLPPMWYATHCVSPCLALLGKHAESVVCHGSGRIAEDLISKYNSPYAIETATFKIKDSDVVAEVTRSLFDTARQYRESFDATGSRKSFEWQQVEGEDPVIHTKSTASAPLTEPEIPKRVKVPDYAHLLPEGIRRFTQPAAIQDADHLSFLQGGGHGGSHPHLVHAFLSAVKGDRPALPDAETSANWTMVGLCAHESAVKGGDRIVIPTF from the coding sequence ATGGCGAGCGACAAGCCCATCCGCGTGGCGATCATCGGCCTCGGCTTCGGGGCCGAGTTCATCCCGATCTATCAGAACTACCCCGGCGCCGAGATGTCCGCCGTCTGCCGTCGCGACCCGAAGGGCCTGGAGGAGGTCGGCGAGAAGTACGGGATCAAGGGCCGCTACAGCGACTATCGCGAGCTGCTCAAGGACCCCGAGATCGACGCCGTCCACATCAACTCGCCGATCCCCGACCACGCCTGGATGTCGATCGAGGCGCTCGAGGCCGGCAAGCACGTCGCCTGCACGGTGCCGATGGCGACCAGCGTCGAGGACTGCAAGAAGGTCGTCGACGCCCAGCGGTCCAGCGGCAAGGTCTACATGATGATGGAGACCGTGGTCTACAGCCGCGAATACCTCTTCGTGCACGAGCTGTACGAGAAGGGCGAGCTGGGCCGCCTGCAGTTCCTCCGCGGCAGCCACCAGCAGGACATGGAAGGCTGGCCCGAGTACTGGCCCGGCCTGCCGCCGATGTGGTACGCCACCCACTGCGTCAGCCCCTGCCTGGCCCTCCTCGGCAAGCACGCCGAGAGCGTCGTCTGCCACGGCTCGGGCCGCATCGCCGAGGACCTGATCTCCAAGTACAACAGCCCATACGCGATCGAGACCGCCACGTTCAAGATCAAGGACAGCGACGTCGTCGCCGAGGTGACCCGCAGCCTCTTCGACACGGCCCGCCAGTACCGCGAGAGCTTCGACGCCACCGGCAGCCGCAAGTCGTTCGAGTGGCAGCAGGTCGAGGGCGAGGACCCGGTCATCCACACCAAGAGCACCGCAAGCGCCCCGCTCACCGAGCCCGAGATTCCCAAGCGCGTGAAGGTGCCCGACTACGCCCACCTGCTCCCCGAGGGGATCCGCCGCTTCACCCAGCCGGCCGCGATCCAGGACGCCGACCACCTCTCGTTCCTGCAAGGCGGCGGGCACGGCGGCTCGCACCCCCACCTGGTCCATGCTTTCCTGAGCGCCGTGAAGGGCGACCGCCCCGCCCTGCCCGACGCCGAGACCTCGGCCAACTGGACCATGGTCGGCCTCTGCGCCCACGAGTCGGCCGTCAAGGGGGGCGACCGGATCGTCATCCCGACGTTCTGA
- a CDS encoding ABC transporter ATP-binding protein, whose product MDQADARPSRPDSLAIRTQNVGVYRQGRWILKDVDWSVPSGACVAVLGPNGSGKSTLTRVISGYLWPTVGEVSVLGEAFGSVNLHDLRESLRLVQPTGLAEPDPEMTALEVATTGAFGTVGLYRETTPHDRAEAERLLETVGLHAALRTPYMSLSSGERIRCLMARAMVRKPRLLLLDEPTSGLDLLAREQVLATIQSLHQEADPPTVVLITHHLEELPPAVSHVMVLQDGRVAAQGDPESVLRSDLLSDVYQCPLEVVRADGRYYSRVSPGAWASLLSGGARA is encoded by the coding sequence ATGGATCAAGCCGACGCCCGGCCTTCCCGCCCCGACTCCCTCGCCATCCGTACGCAGAACGTCGGCGTCTACCGCCAGGGGCGCTGGATCCTCAAGGACGTGGACTGGTCCGTCCCCTCGGGCGCGTGCGTCGCGGTGCTGGGACCCAACGGAAGCGGCAAGAGCACGCTGACGCGGGTGATCTCGGGCTACCTCTGGCCGACCGTCGGCGAGGTGTCGGTCCTGGGCGAGGCCTTCGGCTCGGTCAACCTCCACGACCTCCGCGAGTCGCTCCGCCTGGTCCAGCCGACGGGGCTGGCCGAGCCGGACCCCGAGATGACGGCCCTCGAAGTCGCGACCACCGGCGCGTTCGGGACCGTCGGCCTCTACCGCGAGACGACCCCCCACGACCGCGCCGAGGCCGAACGCCTGCTGGAGACCGTCGGCCTCCACGCGGCGCTGCGGACGCCCTACATGAGCCTGAGCAGCGGCGAGCGGATCCGCTGCCTGATGGCCCGCGCGATGGTGCGCAAGCCCCGGCTGCTGCTGCTCGACGAGCCCACCTCGGGCCTCGACCTGCTGGCGCGCGAGCAGGTCCTCGCCACCATCCAGTCGCTCCACCAGGAGGCCGACCCGCCGACCGTCGTGCTCATCACCCACCACCTGGAGGAGCTGCCGCCGGCCGTCTCGCACGTGATGGTGCTCCAGGACGGCCGGGTCGCCGCCCAGGGCGATCCCGAGTCGGTGCTGCGGTCGGACCTCCTCTCCGACGTCTACCAGTGCCCGCTCGAAGTCGTCCGCGCCGACGGCCGCTACTACTCGCGCGTCAGCCCCGGGGCCTGGGCGTCGCTCCTCTCGGGCGGCGCGCGGGCCTGA
- the tssA gene encoding type VI secretion system protein TssA — MSEPAVLDVDELVEPISESDAVGEYLRWEDEYADLEEARRADEDAGADGVWSRDKKTSDWRAILSLGSRLLRERSKDLQIAAWVAEACSHQHGLVGVRDGLRLVLALQERYWDELHPERGDLELREGVYEFIDHDRVLPLLVRGVPVTYVPSAPDYTYTFLDYEASRKTEILANSKFENEEHRADALEGRLTGERFEEAVHATERSFYETYLATCEECLAVVEQINQGIAGRWKGPNRPRLSKLETALLGCKKLARQILARKPDDRPPPEPETEPEAVDDGWGDSESHDAEVSQYGWSESESEVEAPKPSRRPARRRAAGAPSTPEDARDQIAEAAHFLRGQDPADPTPYLVVRALALGGLYQPDGLDPSRLPPPSSEVREKLFLASREGDEDSWKAMLDEAEQALGRPEGRGWLDLHTYASTALAGLGLEDPLRACKSLLKACLKDHEGWVEAPLRDGTPCASPATRSWLTETGLIGEPASEPVVDLSRIGPAYVEPAAEDDGASASRPAAAVDAWDVAQDHLRNGEVAEALAVMARASRQAESGRERFLRALQQAELCLALNRDALALPILENLAARIDDQKLDQWEGAGLCARVFSSLYRCLRGRDEARAAIIHHRLCQLDIGLAIRLENM; from the coding sequence ATGAGCGAACCCGCCGTGCTGGACGTCGACGAGCTGGTCGAGCCGATCTCCGAGAGCGACGCCGTCGGCGAGTACCTCCGCTGGGAGGACGAGTACGCCGATCTGGAAGAAGCCCGCCGCGCCGACGAGGACGCCGGGGCCGACGGCGTCTGGTCCCGCGATAAGAAGACCTCGGACTGGCGCGCGATCCTGAGCCTGGGCTCCCGCCTGCTCCGCGAGCGGTCGAAGGACCTTCAAATCGCCGCTTGGGTCGCCGAGGCGTGCTCCCACCAGCACGGCCTCGTCGGCGTCCGCGACGGCCTGCGGCTGGTCCTGGCCCTCCAGGAGCGCTACTGGGACGAACTCCACCCCGAGCGCGGCGACCTGGAGCTGCGCGAGGGGGTCTACGAGTTCATCGACCACGATCGCGTCCTGCCCCTCTTGGTGCGCGGCGTGCCCGTGACCTACGTCCCCAGCGCGCCCGACTACACGTATACGTTCCTGGACTACGAGGCCTCGCGCAAGACCGAGATCCTGGCCAACAGCAAGTTCGAGAACGAAGAACACCGCGCCGACGCCCTCGAAGGCCGCCTGACGGGCGAGCGTTTCGAGGAGGCCGTGCACGCGACCGAGCGGTCGTTCTACGAGACGTATCTCGCAACCTGCGAGGAATGCCTCGCCGTCGTCGAGCAGATCAACCAGGGCATCGCCGGCCGGTGGAAGGGGCCGAATCGGCCCCGGCTCAGCAAGCTGGAGACCGCGCTCCTGGGGTGTAAGAAGCTCGCCCGTCAGATTCTCGCCAGGAAGCCCGACGACCGCCCGCCGCCCGAACCCGAGACCGAGCCGGAAGCGGTCGACGACGGCTGGGGCGACTCCGAATCGCACGACGCCGAGGTCTCGCAGTACGGCTGGTCCGAGTCGGAGTCCGAGGTCGAGGCGCCGAAGCCCTCCCGCAGGCCGGCCCGACGGCGAGCGGCCGGCGCGCCGTCCACGCCCGAGGACGCCCGCGACCAGATCGCCGAGGCCGCCCACTTCCTCCGCGGCCAGGACCCCGCCGACCCGACCCCCTATCTGGTCGTCCGCGCCCTGGCCCTGGGCGGCCTCTACCAGCCCGACGGCCTCGATCCGTCGCGGCTCCCCCCGCCCTCCAGCGAGGTCCGCGAGAAGCTCTTCCTGGCCTCGCGCGAAGGCGACGAGGATTCCTGGAAGGCCATGCTCGACGAGGCCGAGCAGGCGCTCGGGCGTCCCGAAGGCCGCGGTTGGTTGGACCTCCACACTTATGCATCCACGGCGCTGGCCGGGCTGGGCCTGGAAGACCCCCTGCGCGCCTGCAAGTCGCTCTTGAAAGCATGCCTGAAGGACCACGAGGGATGGGTCGAGGCCCCTCTTCGCGACGGCACGCCCTGCGCCTCGCCGGCCACCCGCTCCTGGCTGACCGAAACCGGCCTGATCGGCGAGCCGGCGTCGGAGCCCGTCGTCGACCTCTCGCGCATCGGCCCGGCCTACGTCGAGCCCGCGGCGGAGGACGACGGCGCGTCGGCCTCGCGGCCGGCCGCGGCGGTCGACGCCTGGGACGTCGCCCAGGATCACCTGCGCAACGGCGAGGTCGCCGAGGCGCTCGCCGTCATGGCCAGGGCCTCGCGGCAGGCCGAGAGCGGCCGCGAGCGGTTCCTGCGCGCCCTCCAGCAGGCGGAATTGTGCCTCGCCCTGAACCGCGACGCGCTGGCGCTGCCGATCCTGGAAAACCTGGCCGCCCGCATCGACGACCAGAAGCTCGACCAGTGGGAGGGTGCCGGCCTCTGCGCCCGCGTCTTCTCGTCGCTCTATCGCTGCCTGCGGGGCCGCGACGAGGCCCGGGCGGCCATCATCCATCATCGCCTCTGCCAGCTCGACATCGGCCTGGCGATTCGGTTGGAAAACATGTGA
- a CDS encoding bifunctional serine/threonine-protein kinase/formylglycine-generating enzyme family protein — protein MHRGDEEEPTKNRTVAIFGSPDPDGDAPPPAPPAEESVAAPPGGTTQRGTPDLRSPQAGPTAESTGVVGIPPVIGPGSILLNKYRVVRMLGEGGMGSVWLVHHLGLDEPRALKVISEGIAGDPRARARFELEARILAKLKHPCAVAVHDTGIVGDTAYIEMEYVQGDGLRRLIHRGEPGRLPFILWVMRGMCDVLSLAHNRGIVHRDLKPENVMVVTDPETGAQGVKVLDFGIAKIIQAVGDAAQAVTMNTQGVLGTPAYSSPEQNGVDVVENTRTAIDHRSDVYSLGVMLYEMLTGELPFKGNWTQVLYQHAKTPPRPLREVAPDAAIPPAVEELVLRCLEKSPDLRPDSAAELYNALRAAVGERGLVDEETAADAAAITPRRAPLPLLTPHPHGTIEPSASRPQARPFRLTRLAAIPLAIAAAIPIALMVWGRPGGGGDGSKAESQAPPPTPTATGVSPEVVRFLKEEYVGRPYTPDPDVGVVELDARLRWPKAVTIGEGRDIRRLALQGRVYLPEGAAPDPSKGDEGALGLPRAVKVANGHAPIAFRLIEGGDFLMGEKDPKLQNEDNKPFHKVALSTYYLQETETTIAQFEDYRRRAGRGREGELDRYVTATGEVGYPKIEGAEDHPAVELPRSVAEEFARSLGARLPTEAQWEFAARSRGRRDPFVWADDAANPMEYANIGGLTQRLQPVRSWSEDRTLEGVFDMTGNVREWCRDVWAGYLDKPAAIDPVVNPASATEDPHFAIRGGSYATLPETARVSYRSDSSGQAYRAKNREKFADVGVRLVLEVVIAEKLEPDAATKTSPGDEGRAK, from the coding sequence ATGCATCGAGGCGACGAGGAAGAGCCGACCAAGAACCGGACCGTCGCGATCTTCGGCTCGCCCGATCCGGACGGCGACGCCCCGCCCCCGGCCCCTCCCGCCGAGGAGTCGGTCGCGGCCCCTCCCGGCGGCACGACCCAGCGCGGCACGCCCGACCTCCGCTCGCCGCAGGCCGGCCCCACGGCCGAGTCGACCGGGGTCGTCGGCATCCCGCCGGTCATCGGGCCGGGCTCGATCCTCCTGAACAAGTATCGGGTCGTCCGGATGCTGGGCGAAGGGGGGATGGGGAGCGTCTGGCTCGTCCACCACCTGGGCCTCGACGAGCCCCGGGCCCTCAAGGTCATCAGCGAAGGGATCGCCGGCGACCCCCGCGCCCGCGCCCGGTTCGAGCTGGAGGCGCGGATCCTCGCCAAGCTCAAGCACCCCTGCGCCGTGGCCGTCCACGACACGGGCATCGTCGGCGACACCGCCTACATCGAGATGGAGTACGTCCAGGGCGACGGCCTGCGACGCCTGATCCACCGCGGCGAGCCCGGCCGGCTGCCGTTCATCCTCTGGGTCATGCGGGGGATGTGCGACGTCCTCAGCCTCGCGCACAACCGGGGGATCGTCCACCGCGACCTCAAGCCCGAGAACGTCATGGTCGTGACCGACCCCGAGACGGGCGCGCAAGGCGTGAAGGTGCTCGACTTCGGCATCGCCAAGATCATCCAAGCCGTCGGCGACGCGGCGCAGGCGGTGACGATGAACACCCAGGGAGTGCTGGGCACCCCCGCCTATTCGAGCCCCGAGCAGAACGGCGTCGACGTCGTCGAGAACACGCGGACGGCGATCGACCATCGCAGCGACGTCTACTCGCTCGGCGTCATGCTCTACGAGATGCTCACCGGCGAGCTGCCGTTCAAGGGCAACTGGACCCAGGTCCTCTACCAGCACGCCAAGACGCCCCCCCGGCCGCTCCGCGAGGTCGCCCCCGACGCGGCGATCCCGCCGGCCGTCGAGGAGCTGGTGCTCCGCTGCCTGGAGAAGTCCCCCGACCTGCGGCCGGACTCGGCCGCCGAGCTGTACAACGCGCTCCGCGCGGCCGTCGGCGAGCGCGGGCTCGTCGACGAGGAGACGGCCGCCGACGCCGCGGCGATCACGCCCCGACGGGCCCCCCTGCCGCTGCTCACACCCCACCCCCACGGCACGATCGAGCCCTCGGCCTCGAGGCCGCAGGCCCGGCCGTTCCGCCTGACCCGCCTGGCGGCGATCCCGCTGGCGATCGCCGCCGCGATCCCGATCGCCCTCATGGTCTGGGGCCGGCCCGGCGGCGGGGGCGACGGTTCGAAGGCGGAATCGCAGGCCCCGCCCCCAACGCCGACCGCCACCGGCGTCTCGCCCGAGGTGGTCCGGTTCCTGAAAGAGGAGTACGTCGGTCGACCCTATACGCCCGACCCGGACGTCGGCGTCGTCGAGCTTGACGCCCGCCTCCGCTGGCCGAAGGCCGTGACGATCGGCGAGGGCCGCGACATCCGACGGCTGGCGCTCCAGGGCCGCGTCTACCTCCCCGAGGGCGCCGCCCCCGACCCGTCGAAGGGGGACGAGGGCGCGCTGGGGCTGCCTCGGGCCGTCAAGGTCGCGAACGGCCACGCGCCGATCGCCTTCCGGCTGATCGAGGGGGGCGACTTCCTGATGGGCGAGAAGGATCCCAAGCTCCAGAACGAGGACAACAAACCGTTTCACAAAGTCGCGCTGTCGACGTACTACCTCCAGGAGACCGAGACGACGATCGCGCAGTTCGAGGATTACCGCAGGCGCGCGGGCCGGGGACGCGAGGGCGAGCTCGACCGGTACGTCACGGCGACGGGCGAGGTGGGGTACCCCAAGATCGAAGGGGCGGAGGACCACCCGGCCGTCGAGCTGCCCCGCTCGGTCGCCGAGGAGTTCGCCCGCAGCCTCGGCGCCCGGCTGCCGACCGAGGCCCAGTGGGAGTTCGCCGCCCGCTCGCGAGGCCGCCGCGACCCCTTCGTCTGGGCCGACGACGCCGCCAACCCGATGGAATACGCGAACATCGGCGGCCTGACGCAGCGGCTGCAACCCGTCCGCTCGTGGAGCGAGGACCGGACTCTGGAAGGGGTCTTCGACATGACCGGCAACGTCCGAGAATGGTGTCGCGACGTCTGGGCGGGCTACCTCGACAAGCCGGCCGCCATCGACCCGGTCGTCAACCCGGCGAGCGCGACGGAAGACCCCCATTTCGCCATCCGGGGCGGCTCGTACGCCACGCTCCCGGAGACGGCTCGCGTGAGTTACCGCTCGGATTCCTCGGGCCAGGCCTACCGGGCGAAGAACCGCGAGAAGTTCGCCGACGTGGGCGTCCGGCTCGTCCTCGAAGTCGTGATCGCCGAGAAGCTGGAGCCCGACGCCGCGACGAAGACTTCGCCGGGCGACGAAGGACGTGCGAAATGA